The following proteins come from a genomic window of Mucinivorans hirudinis:
- a CDS encoding Toprim domain protein produces MLSREAILEATCSGLNVFRHYIQGDWKVKRNFRNPLYDDINPSCNIYLDRKSGAYRMKDFGNDDYSGDCFYIVGKIKGYDCTIPKDFIEILRTINHDLFLGIEDEHDNRNSASTPKSQPLPQRIEVQTEPNAEVDALPYYAHSKPFSAAELDYWLSYGINKETLKRFRVVSLSCFESQNRQGKPYRIESLAAEPVFGYEHPNFIKIYRPFSEMRFLYGGDLPENYCFGLEQLPAKGDVLYITGGEKDVMTLSARGFHAICFNSETAQIQPSIIRKLSFMFKHIVILYDVDKTGLSSSLKSQQQLSEFSVKRLLLPLPGTKQAKDISDYFRLGNSIEDFKALFLDLLDAIYSNTISILKSCEVNFDSPPPQAQMVVSVNDVPLGTQGNLLCVTGGEGTGKSNFVGALISGSLNCLENEIDTLGITIAPNVNNRAILLYDTEQSEVQLYKNSVNILRRSKLERMPETYKAYSLTGMSRNVRLQSIVESMDRFYHYYGGIHLVVIDGIADLIRGANDEGESIAIVEELYRLAGIYNACIICVLHFIPNGMKLRGHLGSELQRKAAAILSIERDDDPSVSVIKALKVRDGSPLDVPMIQFAWDKVAAMHLYAGEKTKEDKEQRKENELFSVARDIFKRRSHLTYNDLCAELQTALDVKERTAKSYIRFMREKEIVINDPSNSTYLMIGVI; encoded by the coding sequence ATGCTAAGTAGAGAAGCAATATTAGAGGCAACGTGTAGTGGGTTGAATGTATTTCGGCACTACATACAGGGCGATTGGAAAGTGAAACGCAATTTTCGTAATCCGCTCTATGACGATATAAACCCGTCGTGCAATATCTATTTGGATCGTAAGTCCGGGGCGTATCGTATGAAAGATTTTGGCAACGATGACTATTCGGGCGACTGTTTCTATATCGTCGGAAAAATCAAAGGGTATGACTGCACGATTCCAAAAGATTTCATCGAGATACTTCGCACAATCAATCACGATTTATTTTTGGGTATTGAAGATGAGCACGATAATAGGAACTCTGCTTCCACTCCCAAGTCTCAACCATTACCCCAAAGAATTGAGGTGCAGACCGAACCCAATGCCGAGGTAGATGCTCTGCCATACTATGCACACTCGAAGCCATTTTCGGCAGCGGAGTTAGATTACTGGCTCTCTTATGGGATTAACAAAGAGACATTGAAGCGTTTTCGTGTAGTGTCGCTATCTTGTTTTGAGTCGCAAAACAGACAGGGTAAACCGTATCGTATTGAGTCATTGGCTGCCGAACCCGTATTTGGCTATGAGCATCCCAATTTCATCAAGATATACAGACCATTCTCTGAAATGCGATTTCTGTATGGAGGCGACCTCCCCGAAAATTACTGCTTCGGATTGGAGCAATTGCCGGCAAAAGGAGATGTTCTCTACATTACAGGCGGAGAGAAAGATGTGATGACACTCTCGGCTCGTGGGTTTCACGCTATCTGTTTCAATAGCGAGACGGCACAGATTCAGCCCTCTATTATCCGAAAGTTGTCGTTTATGTTTAAGCATATCGTTATTCTATACGATGTTGATAAAACAGGCTTGTCGAGTTCGCTCAAGAGCCAACAACAACTATCTGAATTTAGCGTCAAGCGTCTATTATTGCCACTGCCCGGCACAAAACAGGCGAAAGATATTTCAGACTATTTCCGACTCGGAAACAGCATAGAGGATTTCAAGGCTTTGTTTCTTGACCTTTTAGATGCTATATATAGCAATACAATATCCATTTTAAAATCTTGTGAAGTGAATTTTGACTCACCACCTCCGCAGGCACAAATGGTTGTCTCTGTAAATGATGTCCCACTTGGCACGCAGGGTAATTTGCTTTGCGTAACAGGGGGCGAAGGTACGGGTAAGAGCAACTTTGTTGGTGCGCTAATTTCGGGCTCGTTGAATTGTCTCGAAAATGAAATAGATACGCTCGGTATAACAATCGCACCGAATGTAAATAACAGAGCTATTCTGCTGTACGACACCGAACAGTCAGAAGTGCAACTCTATAAGAACAGCGTAAACATCCTACGACGTTCCAAACTCGAAAGGATGCCCGAAACCTACAAGGCATATTCGCTGACAGGGATGTCGAGAAACGTGCGACTGCAATCCATTGTCGAGAGTATGGATAGGTTTTACCACTACTACGGCGGTATTCACCTTGTGGTTATCGACGGTATTGCTGACCTGATACGAGGTGCGAATGACGAGGGTGAGAGTATCGCCATTGTCGAGGAGTTATACCGTCTGGCGGGAATTTACAATGCTTGTATCATCTGTGTTCTCCACTTTATCCCCAACGGAATGAAGCTCCGTGGGCATCTCGGCTCGGAGTTGCAACGCAAAGCGGCAGCGATACTCTCCATTGAGCGTGATGACGACCCGTCGGTGTCGGTCATCAAGGCTCTCAAGGTGCGAGACGGTAGTCCACTCGACGTTCCGATGATACAGTTTGCGTGGGATAAAGTGGCAGCAATGCACCTGTATGCAGGCGAAAAGACCAAAGAGGACAAAGAGCAACGCAAAGAGAACGAACTCTTCTCTGTTGCTCGTGATATTTTCAAACGTCGCTCACACCTCACCTACAACGATTTGTGCGCCGAACTCCAAACGGCACTCGATGTCAAGGAGCGTACCGCCAAGAGCTATATCCGTTTTATGCGTGAGAAAGAGATAGTTATTAACGATCCGTCAAACTCAACTTATTTGATGATAGGTGTAATATAA
- a CDS encoding Mobile element protein: MIRYTIKLSAAEVAELQTIIKKGSHSAHSFRVAHILLSCDKGEFSDNKGITNESICKVLKIGARTIDRVKKRFVEEGFEEVLERRPSGQLYQKKVDGDLEAKIVALCCSEPPAGFSKWSLRMLSNKVVELQYVDYISHVSVSNVLKKTNLSLGK, translated from the coding sequence ATGATTCGTTACACTATCAAATTATCGGCAGCGGAGGTTGCCGAGCTTCAGACAATAATAAAAAAGGGAAGCCATAGTGCTCATTCTTTTCGTGTTGCTCATATTTTATTGAGTTGCGACAAGGGAGAATTTTCTGACAATAAAGGGATTACCAATGAGAGTATTTGTAAGGTTTTGAAGATTGGAGCAAGGACAATCGACAGAGTTAAGAAACGATTTGTCGAAGAAGGCTTTGAGGAGGTACTCGAACGTCGCCCTTCGGGTCAGCTCTATCAGAAAAAAGTAGATGGTGATTTAGAAGCCAAGATAGTAGCATTGTGTTGTAGCGAACCGCCAGCAGGATTTTCCAAATGGTCTTTGCGAATGCTTTCTAATAAAGTTGTTGAATTGCAGTATGTTGATTACATTTCACACGTTAGTGTGTCTAATGTATTAAAAAAAACGAACTTAAGCCTTGGAAAGTAA
- a CDS encoding Mobile element protein has protein sequence MIPPEQSANFVANMERVLDVYKQPYNEEYPVVCMDESPKQLIEEVASIPMKPGQDARVDYEYIRHGTVNIFIANEPLTGRRIVDVTDFKTKADWAKFIKKISDEYPTAKKIKLVMDNFKTHDGSAFYEIFPPEQAKELWDRFEFILTPKHGSWLNMAEIELHVLNGQCLNRHIPTKEKVIAEVEAWQNHRNNANLKINWQFTNEDARIKLKKLYPSIQN, from the coding sequence GTGATTCCGCCTGAGCAGAGTGCTAATTTTGTGGCTAATATGGAGCGAGTGTTGGATGTTTATAAGCAGCCCTATAATGAAGAGTATCCGGTTGTTTGTATGGACGAGTCGCCAAAGCAGCTAATTGAAGAAGTTGCATCAATTCCAATGAAACCGGGGCAGGATGCAAGAGTAGATTATGAATACATTAGGCACGGAACGGTAAATATATTCATTGCCAATGAACCCCTTACAGGTAGGAGAATAGTGGATGTTACGGATTTTAAGACAAAAGCAGATTGGGCAAAATTCATCAAGAAAATATCTGATGAATATCCCACTGCCAAGAAGATAAAATTGGTTATGGATAACTTCAAAACTCACGATGGTTCTGCTTTTTATGAGATTTTTCCACCTGAGCAGGCAAAGGAGTTATGGGATAGATTTGAGTTTATTTTAACTCCCAAGCACGGCAGTTGGTTGAATATGGCAGAGATAGAGTTACACGTGCTCAATGGTCAGTGTTTGAATAGGCATATTCCTACCAAAGAAAAAGTTATCGCTGAGGTAGAAGCGTGGCAAAACCATCGAAATAACGCAAACTTGAAAATTAACTGGCAATTTACAAATGAAGATGCAAGAATAAAACTCAAAAAATTATATCCGTCAATTCAAAATTAA